Proteins from one Impatiens glandulifera chromosome 2, dImpGla2.1, whole genome shotgun sequence genomic window:
- the LOC124926495 gene encoding non-functional NADPH-dependent codeinone reductase 2-like has translation MAGLIAAVPEFPLSHGGRKIPAIGMGTASSPPAEKQPFLEAIECGYRHFDTASLYRSEQPLGEAITEALSLGLIKSRDELFITSKLWCTEAHPHLVLPSLQKTLSNLKLEYLDLYLVHWPMSVTPGKHAYPPKQEDIMKLDYKGVWASMEECHKLGLAKSIGVSNFTCKKLADLLLVATIPPSVNQVEMSPVWQQKKLRDYCKAENILLEAFSPLGAHGSPWGKKNVVESKVIEEIAEARGKTIAQVCLRWIYEQGVVVVVKSFNKERMKENLNIFDWALSEEELKKIAEDIPQGRIFPGESICSETGLFKSINDLWDGEI, from the exons ATGGCAGGTCTAATAGCTGCTGTCCCTGAGTTTCCACTAAGCCATGGCGGCCGGAAAATCCCCGCCATCGGCATGGGCACTGCATCAAGCCCGCCGGCAGAGAAGCAACCTTTTCTAGAAGCAATAGAATGCGGTTACAGACATTTCGACACTGCTTCTCTGTACCGATCGGAGCAGCCTCTCGGAGAAGCCATAACCGAAGCACTCAGCCTCGGCCTAATCAAGTCTCGAGATGAACTATTCATCACTTCTAAGCTATGGTGCACAGAAGCACATCCTCATCTTGTTCTTCCTTCCCTCCAAAAGACTCTAAG CAATCTTAAACTGGAGTACCTTGATTTATATCTGGTACATTGGCCTATGAGCGTAACTCCAGGAAAACATGCATATCCACCAAAGCAGGAAGACATCATGAAATTGGACTATAAAGGAGTTTGGGCATCAATGGAGGAATGTCACAAACTTGGCCTTGCAAAGTCAATTGGTGTCAGCAATTTCACTTGCAAGAAACTTGCAGATCTTCTCCTTGTAGCTACCATTCCTCCTTCGGTCAATCAGGTGGAGATGAGCCCTGTTTGGCAACAAAAGAAGCTGAGAGATTATTGCAAGGCTGAGAATATACTTTTGGAAGCTTTCTCTCCTTTGGGTGCTCATGGATCACCTTGGGGGAAGAAGAATGTTGTGGAGAGTAAGGTGATAGAGGAGATTGCAGAGGCCAGAGGGAAAACCATTGCTCAGGTTTGTTTGAGATGGATATACGAGCAAGgagtggtggtggtggtgaagAGCTTTAACAAGGAAAGAATGAAGGAGAATCTCAATATATTTGATTGGGCTTTGAGTGAAGAGGAATTGAAGAAGATAGCTGAGGATATCCCTCAGGGTAGAATATTTCCTGGTGAATCAATCTGCTCAGAAACAGGACTTTTCAAGTCGATCAATGATCTTTGGGATGgagaaatttaa